The following proteins are encoded in a genomic region of Mycoplasmopsis columbinasalis:
- the secY gene encoding preprotein translocase subunit SecY — MKKISFVKAFYWFRQKWTNFWANKEITKKTIFTATLLILYILATTITAPFVIIKTADVVDNDTFLNTLNLVGGGGLRNFSLMALGISPFINASLIMSLLQTRAFPAVHKLTQSGPHGRRKLNIITRFLTLLIAYPQAILLTTSLSAGQNPFIEFVPLANNSALTGLTSYFLLPLILMGGSLFSLYLAEQITNKGIGNGTSLLIFVGIAFQLPAQFRGAFSYFVGDGGRTSTFVGALKFLTYIFVYLLVIFVIALVYNAERHIPIQQIGAGRSKNVNEMGKLPIKLNPGGIMPIIFSTMLLSLPLMIARILPETNLAKVWMEKNLSFTSALGLSLLVVITFFFSYLMGLQQSRIDRIAEDFAKNSTFIPGIKPGEETENYLFGVVLRLCTFSAFYLIILASMQYLQIILLDFPTIISFGGTGMMILVTVSIETILQYKARIKSSRLSKQKVLSNKAADKLSKPDPFAKKGSESKDGDGLLW; from the coding sequence ATGAAAAAAATTAGTTTTGTTAAAGCTTTTTACTGATTTCGACAAAAATGAACGAACTTTTGAGCGAACAAAGAAATCACTAAAAAGACCATTTTTACAGCCACATTGTTAATTCTTTACATTCTAGCAACTACAATTACAGCTCCCTTCGTAATAATTAAAACCGCTGATGTAGTTGATAATGATACTTTCTTAAACACTTTGAACCTTGTTGGTGGTGGTGGACTTAGAAACTTTTCACTAATGGCTCTAGGAATTAGTCCTTTCATTAATGCCTCTTTGATTATGTCGCTGCTACAAACAAGAGCATTCCCAGCAGTTCATAAACTCACACAAAGTGGACCACATGGTCGTAGGAAACTCAACATAATTACGAGATTCTTAACTTTATTAATTGCTTATCCACAAGCAATTTTGCTTACAACATCGCTTTCGGCCGGACAAAATCCATTTATTGAATTTGTGCCGCTTGCAAATAATAGTGCCTTAACTGGCTTAACTTCTTACTTCCTTTTACCATTAATTTTAATGGGTGGTTCATTATTCTCGCTTTACCTTGCGGAACAAATTACAAACAAAGGAATTGGAAATGGTACTTCACTATTAATTTTTGTGGGAATCGCCTTCCAATTACCAGCTCAATTCAGAGGAGCATTTAGTTACTTTGTCGGTGATGGTGGTAGAACTTCTACCTTTGTTGGTGCCCTTAAATTCTTAACTTACATTTTCGTTTATTTACTAGTAATTTTTGTTATAGCACTAGTTTATAATGCTGAACGTCACATTCCAATTCAACAAATCGGTGCTGGACGGAGCAAAAACGTCAATGAAATGGGTAAATTACCAATCAAACTTAACCCTGGTGGCATTATGCCAATTATCTTCTCGACAATGCTCTTATCATTACCTTTAATGATTGCTCGTATCTTACCTGAGACTAATTTAGCCAAAGTTTGAATGGAGAAAAATCTAAGTTTCACCAGTGCGCTTGGCCTTTCACTTTTAGTGGTAATTACATTCTTCTTTAGTTACTTGATGGGTCTCCAACAATCGAGAATTGATCGTATTGCTGAAGACTTTGCTAAAAATTCAACCTTTATTCCAGGAATTAAACCTGGTGAAGAAACAGAAAATTATTTATTTGGTGTAGTTTTAAGATTATGTACTTTTAGTGCTTTCTACCTTATAATTCTTGCTTCAATGCAATACTTGCAAATTATTCTCCTTGACTTCCCAACTATTATTTCTTTTGGTGGTACTGGAATGATGATTTTGGTAACTGTATCAATTGAAACAATCTTACAGTACAAAGCTAGAATTAAAAGTTCACGTTTATCAAAGCAAAAAGTACTTTCAAACAAAGCTGCTGACAAACTTAGCAAACCTGATCCTTTTGCCAAAAAAGGTTCAGAAAGTAAAGATGGAGATGGTTTATTATGATAG
- the plsY gene encoding glycerol-3-phosphate 1-O-acyltransferase PlsY — translation MNQVTLAVFANLALFCLGYLLFGSLNTSIILSHKYRNDDIRNHFSKNAGATNSLRAYGKKFALTVFLIDSFKTSLPVIIFATLCNHVFPTYAHTYKLFPQLIGFGTVVGHCFPIYFKFKGGKGVACATGLLLSTNIVLFLIAAVTFFCIAFTKKMVSLASIMSAVSVLPFALFPWMVQGELGWWLNVKFYSPGFLPNEPWWFINGLVVLLAAILVIVMHHSNIKRLLQKKEKPLNLKEVGVKNNNQN, via the coding sequence ATGAACCAGGTTACGTTAGCTGTTTTTGCGAATTTAGCACTATTTTGTTTAGGATATTTGTTATTTGGTTCACTCAATACCTCAATTATTTTGAGTCACAAGTATCGTAATGATGATATTCGTAACCACTTTAGCAAAAATGCTGGTGCGACAAATAGCCTTCGAGCATATGGCAAAAAATTTGCTCTAACAGTCTTTTTAATTGACTCGTTCAAAACTTCGCTGCCAGTGATAATTTTTGCGACTTTATGTAATCATGTGTTTCCAACTTATGCTCATACTTACAAACTGTTTCCTCAACTAATTGGTTTTGGAACAGTTGTGGGACACTGTTTTCCAATTTACTTTAAATTTAAGGGTGGCAAGGGAGTCGCTTGTGCAACTGGCCTTCTGCTTTCAACTAACATCGTCTTATTTTTAATAGCAGCTGTAACATTTTTTTGTATTGCTTTTACCAAAAAAATGGTTTCACTTGCTTCAATAATGTCAGCTGTCTCAGTGCTTCCCTTTGCTTTGTTTCCTTGAATGGTGCAAGGAGAGTTAGGCTGATGATTGAATGTAAAATTCTATTCACCAGGTTTTCTACCAAATGAACCTTGATGATTTATCAATGGTCTTGTAGTTTTATTAGCGGCAATTTTAGTTATTGTTATGCACCACAGTAACATCAAACGCCTTTTGCAAAAGAAAGAAAAACCACTTAACTTAAAAGAAGTAGGCGTTAAAAACAATAATCAAAACTAA
- a CDS encoding nucleoside monophosphate kinase, whose protein sequence is MIVSACRSQKNTTNDTPCNCVKTPLPNLVFMGPPGVGKGTVAALLASEQNLVHVSTGNIFREEMAANSELGRKAREYVDNGLYVPDSVTNEMVRKKLNTLMAANQRVILDGYPRTLEQVNFLNNISGFNYQVIELTTSEEIILQRLGGRRFCPQCGKSFNIYSMPSQKGDHCDNCDALLATRKDDSKENIIVRQKVYHEQTQPLLNYYKQTQQLHTFDASKDAQTTKNEILKYLQTL, encoded by the coding sequence ATGATAGTTTCTGCTTGTCGTTCTCAAAAAAATACAACTAACGACACACCTTGCAATTGTGTAAAAACACCCTTACCTAACTTAGTTTTTATGGGGCCTCCGGGAGTGGGCAAAGGCACTGTGGCAGCTTTGCTCGCAAGCGAACAAAACTTAGTTCACGTGTCAACTGGTAACATTTTTCGTGAAGAAATGGCTGCTAACAGCGAATTAGGTCGTAAAGCCCGTGAATATGTTGACAATGGTTTGTATGTACCAGATTCAGTAACTAACGAAATGGTACGGAAAAAATTAAATACTTTAATGGCGGCAAACCAACGCGTAATTTTGGATGGTTATCCGCGAACACTTGAACAAGTTAATTTTCTCAATAACATTAGTGGTTTTAACTATCAAGTAATTGAACTTACCACTAGTGAAGAAATTATTTTGCAAAGGTTAGGTGGCAGGCGTTTTTGTCCACAATGTGGTAAAAGTTTCAATATTTATTCAATGCCATCACAAAAAGGTGACCACTGTGATAATTGCGACGCGTTATTAGCAACGCGCAAAGATGATTCAAAAGAAAATATCATTGTGCGGCAAAAGGTTTACCACGAACAAACACAACCGCTTTTAAACTATTACAAACAAACACAACAATTACACACTTTTGACGCTTCTAAAGACGCGCAAACTACTAAAAACGAAATTCTTAAATATTTACAAACTTTATAA
- a CDS encoding alpha-ketoacid dehydrogenase subunit beta, producing the protein MSNEKISVNNIGAVTNALDVMLERNKNVVVYGEDVGFEGGVFRATQGLQAKYGSERVWDSPITEGAIAGSAIGAAIAGLVPVVEMQFSGFSFLAMSQMFANAARMRKRSRGNYGVPMVLRMPCGGGVKALEHHSESIEALFAHIPGLKVVMPATPYDTKGLLIAAIEDPDPVVFLEHKRDYRAFKQEIPAGYYTVEIGKASVVVPGEDLTVVTYGHMVHETLAALKLLEEQGKEYSVEVIDLRTLKPLDTKTIVDSVKKTGRVLVVTEAVQSGSIAGEVLARVNEHCFDDLLSAPRRLTAPDVTIPLPALEPLFMVDKDKIATVIDEILAD; encoded by the coding sequence ATGTCAAACGAAAAAATTTCAGTAAATAACATAGGTGCAGTTACCAACGCACTTGATGTGATGCTTGAAAGAAACAAAAATGTTGTAGTTTATGGTGAAGACGTTGGTTTCGAAGGTGGTGTGTTCCGTGCAACACAAGGCTTACAAGCTAAATACGGTTCAGAAAGAGTTTGAGACTCACCAATTACCGAAGGTGCAATTGCTGGTTCAGCTATCGGTGCAGCTATCGCTGGTTTAGTACCTGTTGTTGAAATGCAATTCTCAGGTTTCTCATTCTTAGCTATGTCACAAATGTTTGCTAACGCTGCACGTATGAGAAAAAGATCAAGAGGTAACTATGGTGTACCTATGGTTCTTAGAATGCCATGTGGTGGTGGTGTAAAGGCTCTTGAACACCACTCAGAGTCAATCGAAGCTCTTTTTGCACACATTCCAGGACTTAAGGTTGTTATGCCTGCAACTCCTTACGACACCAAAGGTCTTTTAATCGCTGCAATCGAAGACCCAGATCCAGTTGTATTCCTTGAACACAAGCGTGACTACCGTGCTTTCAAACAAGAAATTCCTGCTGGTTACTACACTGTAGAAATTGGTAAAGCAAGCGTTGTTGTGCCAGGTGAAGACTTAACAGTTGTAACTTACGGTCACATGGTTCACGAAACTTTAGCTGCGCTTAAGTTACTTGAAGAACAAGGTAAAGAATACTCAGTTGAAGTGATCGACCTTAGAACTCTTAAACCACTTGACACCAAGACCATTGTTGACTCAGTGAAGAAGACAGGTCGTGTGTTAGTAGTAACAGAAGCTGTACAATCAGGCTCAATCGCTGGTGAAGTACTTGCACGTGTAAACGAACACTGCTTTGACGACTTACTTTCAGCACCACGTCGTTTAACAGCTCCTGACGTAACAATTCCTCTTCCAGCTCTTGAACCATTATTTATGGTTGACAAGGATAAAATTGCTACTGTTATCGATGAAATCTTAGCAGACTAA
- the topA gene encoding type I DNA topoisomerase, which produces MNHKKLVIVESPNKVQTIKKYLGKGYDVEASVGHIMVLAKSGVMKLGIDLEKWEPRYIIDKTKQKIVTELKKLAKNASEVYIATDPDREGEAISDHLVKELNIEDKYKRIRYNEITKEAILKAIEHPKQIDQALVDAQKARRMLDRIIGFRLSNLVNTKLKNAPTHPSAGRVQSIALKLIVDREKEIEAFVPVGYRKVTAVIDNENTASIYMENHPSEERDWVYLDEIEAVKAQLSKMPTNQMVVTDIKNQERKVTAITPLKQATLYRKSPFSSLITQSTAQKLYEGFGDGGLISYPRTDSTRLSETFVQEAQKYIQAKYGSDFVAQNIKGVAGDQDAHEAIRPTDIHLTPLMAKEKFDLNNYEFEIYKLIYENTLQALIKQPIRATKTYTFEKHDLTFKMTISRVVFPGYYVVKAPEQDLLDPNYELNQIIDVERFVVSEHETKPPARYTEGSLIEKLDEIKVGRPSTFASTVKIVLDREYAENKNGALQPTEFGKMVLEKLIEGFPTIINESYTAKVEEDLDKIAENRAMVPELMEDFYQKFTNAYEQAQQLMQKSEVPLNTIDELCPDDGGTLMIKNGKFGKFIGCANFPNCKFTKNVPNAKKPFTKRFFDFNTPKNNEKI; this is translated from the coding sequence ATGAACCATAAAAAATTAGTTATTGTCGAGTCACCAAATAAAGTGCAGACAATTAAAAAATACCTTGGTAAAGGTTATGATGTTGAAGCCTCTGTTGGGCACATTATGGTGCTAGCAAAGTCAGGTGTAATGAAACTTGGAATCGATCTTGAAAAGTGAGAACCAAGATATATTATTGATAAAACAAAACAAAAAATTGTAACTGAACTGAAAAAATTAGCTAAAAACGCTTCTGAAGTTTACATTGCAACTGACCCTGACCGTGAGGGTGAAGCCATTAGCGATCATTTAGTCAAAGAGCTTAATATTGAAGATAAATACAAAAGAATACGTTACAACGAAATTACAAAAGAAGCAATTTTAAAAGCAATTGAACATCCAAAGCAAATAGATCAGGCTTTAGTCGACGCACAAAAAGCACGCCGTATGTTAGATCGTATTATTGGCTTTAGGCTTTCAAATTTGGTTAACACCAAGTTAAAAAATGCGCCAACACATCCCAGTGCCGGTCGTGTGCAGTCAATTGCACTCAAACTAATTGTTGATCGTGAAAAAGAAATTGAAGCTTTTGTGCCGGTGGGTTACAGAAAAGTTACTGCTGTAATTGATAATGAAAATACTGCATCAATTTATATGGAGAACCACCCCAGTGAAGAACGCGATTGAGTCTATCTTGATGAAATTGAAGCAGTTAAAGCGCAACTTAGCAAAATGCCAACCAACCAGATGGTTGTTACTGACATTAAGAATCAAGAACGTAAAGTTACCGCTATCACACCTTTAAAACAAGCCACACTTTATCGTAAGTCACCTTTTAGTTCACTTATTACACAGTCCACAGCCCAAAAACTTTATGAAGGTTTTGGTGACGGTGGTTTAATTAGTTACCCAAGAACTGATAGTACTAGATTAAGCGAAACTTTTGTACAAGAAGCTCAAAAATACATCCAAGCAAAATATGGTAGTGATTTTGTTGCTCAAAACATCAAAGGTGTTGCCGGCGACCAAGATGCTCACGAGGCAATTCGTCCAACTGATATTCACTTGACACCTTTGATGGCCAAAGAAAAATTTGACTTAAATAACTATGAATTCGAAATTTACAAATTAATTTACGAAAACACTTTGCAGGCTTTAATTAAACAACCAATTCGTGCGACTAAAACTTACACCTTTGAAAAACATGATTTAACATTCAAAATGACAATTAGTAGAGTTGTCTTTCCTGGGTACTACGTAGTAAAAGCACCTGAACAAGATTTACTTGATCCTAACTACGAATTGAACCAAATTATTGATGTTGAACGTTTTGTTGTTTCAGAGCACGAAACTAAACCACCAGCACGTTATACTGAAGGTTCGCTAATTGAAAAGTTAGACGAAATCAAAGTTGGTCGCCCATCCACATTTGCTTCCACAGTCAAAATTGTGTTGGATCGCGAGTATGCTGAAAATAAAAATGGTGCGTTGCAGCCAACAGAATTTGGCAAGATGGTACTTGAAAAGTTAATCGAAGGGTTCCCCACCATTATCAATGAAAGTTACACTGCCAAAGTTGAAGAAGATCTAGATAAAATTGCCGAAAACCGTGCGATGGTGCCAGAACTAATGGAAGATTTTTATCAAAAATTTACAAATGCTTACGAGCAAGCACAACAATTAATGCAAAAAAGTGAAGTGCCACTTAACACAATTGATGAACTTTGTCCTGATGATGGTGGTACATTAATGATTAAAAATGGTAAATTTGGTAAATTTATTGGTTGCGCCAACTTTCCAAATTGTAAATTCACTAAAAATGTGCCTAACGCAAAAAAACCTTTTACTAAACGCTTCTTTGACTTTAATACCCCTAAAAATAATGAAAAGATTTAA
- a CDS encoding nicotinate phosphoribosyltransferase translates to MKQNLDKYIASCFLKTTQVLEKFNPNNVIKLQFFQRQNDAILSGMDEVLELLQTHTDTSKYKIKYLPEGSKIDALEVVLELEGNYQWFGKYEGMIDGILSRMTSLATNAHRCVSAAKGKPIIFMGDRMDHYLMQERDGKAVKLGGVNIMSTWAQNHESNTSPFDSIPHAMIQNFGGSLKDAMLAYAATFPDDKIIALIDYHNNVVAQAKEVWEALGDKLWGVRIDTSKNMKDHMFDNVPDDIQYYGVNVTQVKNLRNALNKMGAKDLKIVVSSGFDYNKIAAFEAANTPVDFYGVGQSLFKLICSFSADATVLNGLAEAKEGRSYRPNPRLKEFN, encoded by the coding sequence ATGAAACAAAATTTAGATAAATACATTGCTTCATGTTTTCTTAAAACAACACAAGTTTTAGAAAAATTTAATCCTAATAATGTGATTAAGTTGCAATTTTTCCAAAGACAAAATGATGCCATTCTTAGTGGGATGGACGAAGTTTTAGAATTACTTCAAACACACACTGACACAAGTAAATATAAGATTAAATATTTACCAGAAGGATCAAAAATTGATGCTCTTGAAGTTGTGCTTGAACTCGAAGGTAATTACCAATGATTTGGTAAATACGAAGGAATGATTGACGGTATTTTGTCAAGAATGACCTCACTAGCAACTAATGCTCATCGTTGTGTTAGCGCTGCCAAAGGCAAACCTATTATTTTTATGGGTGACAGGATGGATCACTATTTAATGCAAGAACGTGATGGCAAAGCTGTCAAACTTGGTGGTGTGAACATTATGTCTACTTGAGCGCAAAACCACGAAAGCAATACGAGTCCTTTTGATTCAATTCCACACGCAATGATTCAAAATTTTGGCGGTTCGCTTAAAGACGCAATGCTAGCTTACGCAGCAACTTTTCCAGATGATAAAATTATCGCTTTAATTGACTATCACAACAATGTAGTGGCTCAAGCCAAAGAAGTTTGAGAAGCACTTGGTGACAAACTTTGAGGTGTAAGAATTGACACTTCAAAAAATATGAAAGACCATATGTTTGATAATGTGCCTGACGATATTCAATATTATGGTGTGAATGTCACACAAGTAAAAAACTTACGTAATGCACTCAACAAAATGGGGGCTAAAGACCTAAAAATTGTTGTCTCATCAGGTTTTGATTACAACAAAATTGCAGCTTTTGAAGCTGCGAATACACCAGTTGATTTTTATGGTGTAGGTCAAAGTTTGTTTAAATTAATTTGTTCATTTAGTGCTGATGCTACTGTTTTGAACGGCTTAGCTGAAGCTAAAGAAGGAAGATCATATCGTCCAAATCCAAGGTTAAAGGAATTTAATTAA
- a CDS encoding cation-translocating P-type ATPase, with amino-acid sequence MTDFKTGLTSAQVEDKLIEFGENTLVKPKKVSWIGSFFKQFLDPMVILLVIAAFVSLGLAIFEHVHSSTRTTTEIIVSYVEPGIIFLVIALNSALGAYQEVKSDQAVRALAAMNETNATVRRNGEIIKIPATQLVPGDVMLLNAGDVISADGRLIDAFNLRVIESSLTGESVAVDKKANFDAPKNEVLAQNTHLVFSGTYVTNGKAEVLVEETGTRTELGKINAMIQSQNKTLTPLQLKLNKLSKIFGWSGIVLLFISFIIYILLNNIVLNTWSNPDVYTSSAVTAISLAVAAIPEGLITFTTVLLSIGVSKISKQNGLVKNLLAVETLGSVNVICSDKTGTLTENKMTVVDGYINNKLLSKTTGSAADRDFHILATYLTLCNDASISYDQNTNTFKEIGDPTETGLLWYAYGLGIYKESLLAKTPILDTLTFDSDRKLMSVLVEKENHTADTDPKSNLIIVKGAPDVVLARCKNLESAQLEQINRDFGQKSYRVLAVATRETTATKLSYDDEQDLTFVGLIAMIDPPRANVAKSIAVAQKAGVKTVMITGDHIHTAQAIAKDLGIWKEGDLTVSGEELARMSDIELASKVHLISVYARVNPSDKLRIVNAWQSHEKVVAMTGDGVNDAPALKASDIGCAMGITGTDVSKQAADLVLVDDNFNTIVNSIKNGRMIFDKIKIVILNLLISSLSEVLVMLVGLIAFYLAFKERIGSDGFYIFSASQLLWINLLTHGLPAIALGLIDSDKDVMNRSPYSKKESIFARGMGYNLLAQGCVLSFFTLLAYGLGGVYAAQLNLTGLEFLKVASTAAFLTLGIGASLNSINLMSTKTIFSWTNLKKNWIVFVAAGTSVFSVLLVVLVPNLSSVFRMVDNVYYYPLILAIGLTLALTLTIYNEIYKVIVYFWTKHKTVQMQNLAQVKF; translated from the coding sequence ATGACTGACTTTAAAACCGGTTTAACTTCGGCTCAAGTTGAAGATAAATTAATTGAATTTGGTGAAAACACCTTAGTTAAACCTAAAAAAGTAAGTTGAATTGGTTCATTTTTCAAACAATTTCTTGACCCAATGGTGATTTTACTTGTGATTGCGGCTTTTGTGAGTTTGGGACTTGCCATCTTCGAACACGTTCATAGTTCTACTCGCACCACAACAGAGATTATTGTGTCATATGTTGAACCGGGAATCATCTTTTTAGTAATTGCACTCAATAGTGCTTTGGGTGCCTACCAGGAAGTAAAAAGCGACCAAGCTGTGCGAGCCCTGGCAGCAATGAACGAAACCAATGCCACTGTGCGACGGAATGGAGAAATTATTAAAATTCCTGCGACACAACTGGTACCAGGTGACGTGATGTTACTTAATGCTGGTGATGTAATTAGTGCTGACGGGCGACTCATTGATGCTTTCAATTTACGCGTAATTGAATCTTCGCTCACAGGTGAATCAGTGGCCGTAGATAAAAAAGCTAACTTTGATGCACCAAAAAATGAAGTACTTGCGCAAAATACGCACTTAGTATTTTCGGGAACTTATGTAACAAACGGTAAGGCTGAAGTTTTAGTTGAAGAAACTGGCACTCGGACTGAACTTGGCAAAATCAACGCTATGATTCAAAGCCAAAACAAAACCTTGACTCCTTTACAACTTAAACTTAATAAACTAAGCAAAATTTTTGGCTGATCAGGTATTGTGTTGCTATTTATAAGTTTTATTATTTATATTCTTTTAAATAATATTGTGCTTAACACTTGAAGCAATCCAGATGTTTATACCTCGAGTGCTGTCACGGCAATTAGTTTAGCTGTGGCTGCAATTCCTGAAGGCTTAATTACTTTTACAACTGTTTTACTAAGTATTGGTGTAAGTAAAATTTCTAAACAAAATGGTTTAGTCAAAAACCTTTTAGCCGTGGAAACTTTAGGTTCAGTCAACGTCATTTGCAGTGACAAAACAGGTACACTTACTGAAAACAAAATGACTGTTGTGGATGGTTACATCAACAATAAATTACTTAGTAAAACAACAGGCAGTGCAGCTGATCGTGATTTTCACATTTTGGCTACCTATTTAACTTTGTGCAACGATGCTTCTATTAGTTATGACCAAAACACAAATACTTTTAAAGAAATTGGCGACCCGACCGAAACTGGATTACTTTGATATGCCTATGGCTTAGGTATCTACAAAGAATCATTACTAGCCAAAACTCCAATTTTAGACACCTTAACTTTTGATAGTGATCGGAAATTAATGTCAGTGTTAGTGGAAAAAGAAAACCACACTGCCGATACTGATCCAAAATCAAACTTGATCATTGTTAAAGGCGCTCCAGATGTGGTTTTAGCTAGATGTAAAAACCTTGAGAGCGCACAACTAGAACAAATTAATCGCGACTTTGGACAAAAGTCTTACCGTGTGCTCGCAGTGGCTACGCGTGAAACTACTGCTACAAAACTTAGTTACGACGACGAGCAAGATCTTACTTTTGTTGGTCTGATTGCAATGATTGACCCACCACGTGCCAATGTGGCCAAAAGCATTGCTGTTGCGCAAAAAGCGGGCGTGAAAACTGTAATGATTACTGGTGACCACATTCACACAGCTCAAGCTATCGCCAAAGATCTTGGTATTTGAAAAGAAGGTGATTTAACAGTCAGTGGGGAAGAATTAGCGCGGATGAGTGACATTGAACTCGCTAGCAAAGTTCACCTTATTAGCGTGTATGCTCGTGTGAACCCAAGCGACAAACTAAGAATTGTCAATGCTTGACAAAGTCACGAAAAAGTAGTGGCTATGACTGGTGATGGTGTCAACGACGCTCCTGCATTGAAAGCTAGCGATATTGGTTGTGCGATGGGAATTACTGGTACAGATGTGTCTAAACAAGCAGCCGACTTAGTTTTAGTTGATGATAACTTTAATACTATTGTCAACTCAATTAAAAATGGACGGATGATTTTTGACAAAATCAAAATTGTGATTTTAAACTTGCTCATTTCTTCATTATCAGAAGTATTAGTTATGTTAGTTGGTTTAATTGCCTTCTACTTAGCCTTTAAAGAAAGAATAGGCTCAGATGGTTTTTACATCTTTTCAGCTTCACAACTTTTATGAATTAACCTCTTAACTCATGGCTTACCAGCCATCGCACTTGGTTTAATTGATTCAGACAAAGACGTGATGAACCGCAGTCCTTATTCGAAGAAAGAAAGTATTTTTGCGCGGGGTATGGGTTATAACTTGCTCGCCCAAGGTTGTGTGTTATCATTTTTCACCTTGTTAGCTTACGGTCTTGGCGGCGTTTATGCTGCACAACTAAACTTAACAGGTCTTGAATTTCTCAAAGTTGCTTCAACAGCCGCGTTTCTCACCCTTGGCATTGGCGCTTCACTTAATAGCATTAACTTAATGAGTACCAAAACAATCTTTAGTTGAACCAACTTGAAAAAAAACTGAATCGTGTTTGTTGCCGCAGGTACTTCAGTCTTTAGTGTCTTACTTGTGGTGTTGGTACCAAACCTTTCGAGTGTCTTCCGGATGGTTGATAACGTGTATTACTACCCATTGATTTTAGCGATTGGTTTAACTCTCGCGCTCACCTTGACAATTTACAACGAAATTTATAAAGTGATTGTTTATTTCTGAACTAAACATAAAACTGTGCAAATGCAAAACCTAGCACAAGTTAAATTCTAA
- a CDS encoding LemA family protein: protein MGNFLSPNNANNLTEEQKLGYNPVAATGTRGAEISKAQKVMFVILSVLTLGIYWLHHMVFKTVNVLLKQQNQINSAASSIDVQLSKRFGTLSKLVDAGRSYFAHEKDIMTNVAKFRSMAGQLSSGNLSSSEAGQLRNELEAGMNGLLSRLLAVHENYPELKASSITRDLMEQASYLESEIAASRRLYNTHANEFNIQLSTFPTNYVAWKKKYTTVPLFLAASKERQDVSMSLN from the coding sequence ATGGGCAATTTTTTATCACCAAATAATGCCAACAACCTCACCGAAGAACAAAAATTAGGCTACAACCCAGTTGCTGCGACTGGAACTCGTGGTGCCGAAATTTCAAAAGCACAAAAAGTAATGTTTGTGATTTTGTCGGTGCTTACTTTAGGTATTTACTGACTTCACCACATGGTCTTTAAGACTGTCAATGTGTTGTTAAAACAACAAAACCAAATTAACAGTGCTGCTTCTTCAATTGACGTGCAACTTAGCAAACGTTTCGGTACACTTTCAAAATTAGTGGATGCTGGTAGAAGTTACTTTGCACACGAAAAAGACATTATGACTAATGTTGCTAAATTCCGTTCAATGGCTGGCCAACTTAGCAGCGGAAATCTTAGTTCAAGTGAAGCTGGTCAATTACGTAACGAATTAGAAGCTGGTATGAATGGATTACTTTCACGTTTACTTGCTGTACACGAAAACTATCCAGAATTAAAAGCTTCAAGCATTACCAGAGACTTAATGGAACAAGCAAGCTACTTAGAATCAGAAATTGCTGCTTCAAGAAGATTGTACAATACCCACGCTAACGAATTTAACATTCAACTTTCAACTTTCCCAACTAACTATGTTGCTTGAAAGAAAAAATACACCACTGTACCTCTTTTCTTAGCAGCGTCAAAAGAAAGACAAGACGTAAGTATGTCATTAAACTAA